Genomic DNA from Candidatus Kaiserbacteria bacterium:
CCTTTGCAGGAAGTTTGCCATAAGAACCCTCAGCAAGCATCGATGCATAGCCACGAATAGAAGTGAGTGGGCTTCTGAGTTGATGCGATGCAATAGAGACAAACTCCGACTTCATCTTGTCAAGGATTTTGAGTCGGTCATTTGCCTTCCCGAGTTGCTCGGTAAGGACTTCAAGTTGCTCCCGCTGCTTCGCCTCTCTCTGTATGCTTTGAATAAGGAAGTATCCCGCAATAGTGATAAAAATGAGGGTGATGATTGCAACAATCTGTGTGAATACTGATTCCGAAACAAAAATGAGTGACCCTATAAGGAACCAAAGTACAAATACAAGTGCTTTGGCTCCGAGAAGCCTAATTTCAAATGCTTGGAATTTGACAATCATGTATGTAAGAATGCACATGAAAAAACTCATTCCGAAAAGACCGTAAAACTCAAGCACAAAGAAATTATCTGTTAAAAGACTTGGAATATATCCAGTCAAAAAGAAAGAGAAAAGAAAAAATTCAATACCAATTCCAAAAATCAATATCTCACGCTTTAGCAAACCTGACGCTGCTTTGTATCTCAACACCAAAACAATCAGTGCCCAAATGGAAATAAAAAATCCATATATATAATAATAATTGGTGTAGAGTAAGCCTTCATCAGCTACACCACATAATGGAATATTAAAAACTGTTAAGTGGGCATTAGTCGGTGCAAATAGGACTATCGGTATAAATAACAGTCCTAAAATCAAATTTACTGAAGTTGATGGACTACTTTTATCAATAAAAGCGTAGATAAAATAAAGAGACAAGACACAGATGAGCGCATATAGAATTCCAAAAAATGACCAGAAAAAAATAATTATGTCACTAGCGTTGTTTGTCCATGTTATTAAATTTATAAACGTCCAGGTTGAAAAGCAGATTGAAAGCAACAAAAGTACACGAGAAGCATAAAGGTTACTATTCTTTAAATAGACAAATACTCCTAAAAAAAGTGAAATAGCAATGGCAGTTGAGTGAGAATAGTATAATAGACTAGGCACTCCTTCTGTTAAAATCAAAAAAGTTGGTTGAAGATAATCAGGACAAATCATTTATTTTAAAATTAAGGTTCAATCATATTCTAACATAATAGTCTTCATATATTCCATTCAATATACTCATATGGTTCTCCTGAAGCATGCACCCAAGAGCTTATAGGTCGAACAAGAGTGATTTTTTCTTTGAAAAGAGACTTGATTGTCTCGTGTAATCGATTGTTTGTACGTGCGTGAATTGAAAACTGAGTAACTCCTCTTTTTTTTGCTTCATCACAAACAGCGACAATAAGTGTATTGCCACCGCCTTTACCCTGTTCGTCTGGAACTATTTGGATTGTCTCAATATAATAACGGTCACCGATACTTCTAGTGAGAAGAGGATCGTCGTCAATGAGTTCTTCAAATGCTAAATGGTGTGGACGTGCAAGTATATAACCTATTACGTCATTTTCATTTTGTAAAAAAAGATTTATGCTTTGAGGATCACTGAGAGCATCTGCAAAATATTCTTCACCATCAACGTATTGCCACTCTGCGGGAAAGCATAATTTTTCAAGTCTCAAAATGTTTGCAAGTGAAGTTTCGTTATCCGGCACGGCTTCTATAGAGAGTGGTGGCTCAGTAATATTTTTATTAAAAATTTCTTCATTCATATTTAAATAATATCATACGATACTATAAAAAAAGGGTAGCATGTTGCTACCCTCCAGAAATTACGTCATAGCCAGTTCTCCACAAAAACATCCAGATTACTGTTTGAATTGCTGTTAAGACTAGGAGTGCCACCCACCTTTTCCAACCAGGTAATTCTTTTTGAAAGAAAATGACAATTTGTTCTGGCCCAGACCAAAATATTGCTTGAATACTTACTATTAAAATTGCAAAATATCCGGCAGTTTTTGATTCAGTATGAATCTTGTCGACAGCACGACGAAGATCAACTCCAAGGCTAAGATCAACACCTGTTTTTTCGTATGTCATCACAAACACAATACATATGGTCATATTGAGAAGTAGCATCGCCATAAAAGCAAGCACAATATCTACTTCATATGCCTTAAGAAAAAGATTTGCAGCAGCAGTTATTCCTGCAAGCCAGTAGTCAAGAATAACGTACATAAACCTTTTAAACCCCACAAAGACGATTTTTCTACACACTTTCTTGTAGTCGTCTCCATTCTCTATACCAAAGAACGCCCTAATAGAATTCAGGGCAATTGAGAATGCACGCATTTCCTACCCCCTTCATTCAGAATTTTAACTATACATATTTAAACATATATAACATCATAAGTCAATTATTCATCCCTAAATTTGCGCATCGGCAAATTGCTGTAGCGGGTAAGTAGTTTGTTTGTAAAAGTAAGAAAATTCTAGTTTTCTATATATCCATTTAGTATTCACTTATAAACCCATACATGAATTTTCAAGCCCTGTTAAAAATCATGCCAACGACTATACCGAGAATAAGTATGAGTCCAGGAATGACAAAAAGACCCACTACCATCTCCTTTTTACCCGAACCATACACTCGACAAGTTTCTCGATTGCTGGCATTAGTTTTGACATATAAAATTCACTATAACAGGAAAACAAGGGAATAAATCTGGATTTGTCAGATTACAGAAATGTGTTTGGAATTAAATTTCTATGTTGACTTGATTATCAGCTGGTATTTCATCAGTAGTACTTTCTTCAATTATTATAGTTTTCTCTGAGGGTATTTCAGCATCAAACATTACATTTTCCTCAGACTCCTCAATTATAAGTTCATTAGCAAAATTTTCAGGTAAAGTACACGCTTGGTCTATGTTGTGCTCCTCGAGAGTTGCAGGCGTACAGAGTACTTCATTACATTCGGCCTCGCCGCCTTCTGGGCAGGTGAATTGATCACATGCTTCTTCTCCTGCATCACACGCAGGAATATTTTTCGCATTGCGGTAGGCTATTTTGTAATACCAAATATCTTCATCGGGATTGCCGGTACACTCCTCCACATCCGAGTCACACTCCCATACGAAACAACTTTCATACGTTGGGTCACAGTCAACTTCGTTTTGTATGATGTAGTCGTGGAGCACCATGAAGCGATAGTATGATGCAGAAACAGAGAGCATTATTAACGCACAAAATATTCCATAGAAAACTTTTGTTTTTATTCTCATTATGAAAATTATATCACTTGTTACGAACTA
This window encodes:
- a CDS encoding GNAT family N-acetyltransferase; this encodes MNEEIFNKNITEPPLSIEAVPDNETSLANILRLEKLCFPAEWQYVDGEEYFADALSDPQSINLFLQNENDVIGYILARPHHLAFEELIDDDPLLTRSIGDRYYIETIQIVPDEQGKGGGNTLIVAVCDEAKKRGVTQFSIHARTNNRLHETIKSLFKEKITLVRPISSWVHASGEPYEYIEWNI